In the Brassica napus cultivar Da-Ae chromosome A7, Da-Ae, whole genome shotgun sequence genome, one interval contains:
- the LOC106353932 gene encoding calmodulin-binding transcription activator 4 isoform X2, which produces MQAEYDVSTLYREAHTRWLKPPEVHFILLNHERYQLTDKPPHKPSSGSVLLYNKRVLKFFRKDGHQWKRKKDGRAIAEAHERLKVGNVEALQCYYAHGELEPSFQRRIYWILDPEYEHIALVHYRDVSDGKEVKQQTGGTFLHFSPNPSTLGSIGTQNASYSHYVGDSSIDIQQQHSEANSNVFCNSNGVETSGSSYEFETREALKRLEEQLSLGDDNNVVQNESLDGLQFLDFSTDVDHLVPPLATVHQSPESSSKLGRCYGGYVGGAQYNVSTVGSPLHSLNSLLSLECTEEINAQPAAGHQRAENNRLERCYGGYIGAEYHSNNLMLVQNDSGGSGGSGDQKAESWKDVLEACEASIALNSEGRTPSSAKGLITGMQEDSNLSCSNKPDQATLLLPQEPGSCFELPTRYSELGALANNADNSRMELPFEQVMSQTVAYKQKFTIQDISPEWGYATETTKVIIIGSFVCDPTESSWSCMFGSTEVPFEIIKEGVIRCQAPPRGPGKVNLCITSGDGLSCSQIKEFEYRDKPDTSCSRDELLLLVRLVQTLSKSNLEPGADQWSHILETILDGSATSSSTVDWLLQELLKDKLDVWLSSRPQDKDQTSCCSLSKQEQGVIHMVAGLGFEWALHPILARGVSVDFRDINGWSALHWAARFGSEKMVAALMASGASAGAVTDPTAQDPAGKTAASIAASNGHKGLAGYLSEVALTNHLSSLTLEETEKSKETAQLQAEVTLKSISERSPHSLKDTLAAVRNAAQAVARIQAAFRAHSFRKRQQREAAMAAYFQEYGIYADIKGISTMSKLALGNVKNYHSAALSIQKNYRRYKRRKEFLLLRKKVVKIQALVRGYQIRKHYKVICWAVGILDKVVLRWRRKGAGLRGFRQDVEDSEEEDILKVFRKQKVDAAVNEAFSRVMSMANSPEARQQYHRVLKRYCQTKAELGKTETLGAGGDEDGDLFDLADMEDDSLFAL; this is translated from the exons ATGCAGGCCG aatacGATGTTAGTACTCTGTACCGAGAAGCGCATACTCGTTGGTTGAAACCGCCCGAGGTGCACTTCATTTTGCTGAATCATGAACGATATCAGCTAACAGATAAGCCACCTCATAAGCCTTCAA GTGGGTCGGTGTTGCTTTACAATAAAAGGGTTCTTAAGTTCTTCCGTAAAGATGGTCATCagtggaagaggaagaaggatgGTAGAGCTATTGCTGAAGCTCACGAACGTCTTAAG GTGGGTAATGTTGAGGCTTTGCAATGTTACTATGCACATGGAGAGCTTGAACCTTCTTTCCAGAGGCGTATCTACTGGATACTAGACCC GGAATACGAACATATTGCCCTTGTTCATTACAGGGATGTGAGTGATGGAAAAGAG GTAAAGCAGCAAACTGGTGGAACCTTTTTGCACTTTTCACCGAATCCTTCAACTCTAGGCTCCATTGGGACTCAGAATGCCAGCTACAGTCACTACGTTGGTGATTCTTCTATTGACATACAACAGCAGCATTCAGAGGCTAACTCTAACGTCTTCTGTAATAGTAACGGAGTTGAGACCAGTGGAAGTTCTTACGAGTTTGAGACTAGGGAGGCTTTAAAGAGGCTAGAAGAACAACTTAGTCTTGGTGATGATAATAATGTTGTTCAAAACGAAAGTTTGGATGGTCTCCAGTTTCTAGACTTTAGTACGGATGTTGATCACCTTGTTCCACCACTAGCGACTGTGCATCAGAGTCCAGAGAGTAGCAGCAAACTAGGGAGATGTTACGGTGGTTATGTTGGAGGAGCCCAATATAATGTTAGTACTGTAGGTTCACCACTCCACAGCTTGAATAGTCTCCTATCTTTAGAGTGTACGGAGGAGATCAATGCTCAACCAGCAGCTGGACATCAGAGAGCAGAAAATAACAGACTTGAGAGATGTTACGGAGGGTATATCGGAGCTGAATATCATTCTAACAATCTCATGCTCGTACAGAATGATTCAG GTGGTAGTGGAGGGAGTGGCGATCAAAAGGCTGAGTCTTGGAAAGATGTGCTGGAAGCATGTGAGGCTTCTATAGCTCTTAACTCTGAG GGAAGAACACCAAGTTCAGCTAAAGGATTGATAACTGGAATGCAGGAAGATTCTAACTTGAGTTGCAGCAACAAACCTGACCAAG ctACGCTGTTGTTGCCTCAAGAACCTGGTTCTTGTTTTGAACTTCCTACTCGTTATTCTGAGCTGGGAGCTCTGGCAAATAATGCCGACAACAGTAGAATGGAGCTGCCTTTCGAGCAAGTAATGAGTCAGACAGTTGCATATAAGCAAAAGTTTACTATCCAGGACATATCACCAGAGTGGGGTTATGCTACTGAAACTACAAAG GTGATCATCATTGGATCATTTGTCTGTGATCCAACAGAGTCTTCATGGTCTTGCATGTTTGGGAGTACTGAAGTTCCTTTCGAGATCATTAAGGAAGGCGTTATACGGTGCCAAGCCCCTCCACGTGGCCCTGGCAAAGTCAATTTATGCATTACTTCTGGAGATGGACTCTCTTGTAGCCAAATAAAGGAGTTTGAGTATCGTGATAAGCCTGACACATCTTGCAGTCGAGATGAGCTTTTGTTACTTGTAAGGCTTGTGCAAACACTCAGTAAAAGTAACCTAGAGCCAGGCGCTGATCAATGGAGCCATATCCTGGAAACGATTCTAGATGGCAGTGCAACATCATCAAGTACAGTTGATTGGCTTCTACAAGAACTGCTTAAAGATAAGCTGGACGTGTGGCTGTCTTCAAGACCCCAAGATAAAGATCAAACATCTTGTTGTTCTTTGTCAAAGCAAGAACAAGGCGTTATTCATATGGTTGCAGGCCTTGGCTTCGAGTGGGCGCTACATCCAATTCTTGCTCGTGGAGTCAGTGTGGATTTCCGTGATATTAATGGATGGAGTGCTCTTCATTGGGCTGCACGTTTCGGGAG TGAAAAAATGGTGGCTGCCCTAATGGCTTCAGGGGCATCAGCTGGAGCAGTGACTGATCCCACTGCGCAAGACCCAGCCGGTAAAACTGCCGCTTCGATAGCTGCCTCTAATGGCCACAAGGGTCTTGCAGGTTATCTATCGGAGGTGGCGTTAACAAACCACCTCTCATCGCTTACACTTGAAGAAACCGAAAAATCTAAAGAGACTGCTCAGTTGCAAGCAGAGGTGACGTTAAAGTCCATTTCAGAACGAAGTCCACATTCACTGAAAGACACACTAGCTGCAGTGAGAAACGCAGCTCAAGCAGTTGCGAGAATCCAAGCAGCATTTCGTGCACATTCGTTTAGAAAGAGACAGCAGAGAGAAGCAGCTATGGCTGCTTACTTTCAAGAGTATGGGATCTATGCAGATATCAAAGGGATCTCGACCATGTCTAAGCTAGCGTTGGGAAATGTAAAGAACTACCATTCGGCAGCTTTGTCTATTCAGAAGAATTACCGTCGCTATAAACGCCGAAAGGAGTTTCTCTTGCTTCGCAAGAAAGTTGTGAAGATACAG GCTCTTGTTCGAGGTTACCAAATAAGGAAGCATTACAAGGTTATTTGCTGGGCGGTAGGAATATTAGATAAGGTTGTACTGAGGTGGAGAAGAAAAGGAGCTGGGCTAAGAGGGTTCAGGCAAGACGTAGAAGACAGTGAAGAGGAAGACATTCTCAAGGTGTTTCGTAAGCAGAAAGTAGATGCTGCAGTGAACGAGGCTTTCTCACGTGTTATGTCGATGGCTAACTCTCCAGAGGCTCGCCAGCAATACCACCGCGTGCTCAAGAGATACTGTCAGACAAAG GCTGAGCTTGGGAAAACAGAGACATTAGGAGCAGGTGGTGATGAGGATGGCGATTTGTTTGACTTGGCTGATATGGAAGATGACAGTTTGTTTGCACTTTAG
- the LOC106353932 gene encoding calmodulin-binding transcription activator 4 isoform X1 produces the protein MQAEYDVSTLYREAHTRWLKPPEVHFILLNHERYQLTDKPPHKPSSGSVLLYNKRVLKFFRKDGHQWKRKKDGRAIAEAHERLKVGNVEALQCYYAHGELEPSFQRRIYWILDPEYEHIALVHYRDVSDGKEVKQQTGGTFLHFSPNPSTLGSIGTQNASYSHYVGDSSIDIQQQHSEANSNVFCNSNGVETSGSSYEFETREALKRLEEQLSLGDDNNVVQNESLDGLQFLDFSTDVDHLVPPLATVHQSPESSSKLGRCYGGYVGGAQYNVSTVGSPLHSLNSLLSLECTEEINAQPAAGHQRAENNRLERCYGGYIGAEYHSNNLMLVQNDSGGSGGSGDQKAESWKDVLEACEASIALNSEQGRTPSSAKGLITGMQEDSNLSCSNKPDQATLLLPQEPGSCFELPTRYSELGALANNADNSRMELPFEQVMSQTVAYKQKFTIQDISPEWGYATETTKVIIIGSFVCDPTESSWSCMFGSTEVPFEIIKEGVIRCQAPPRGPGKVNLCITSGDGLSCSQIKEFEYRDKPDTSCSRDELLLLVRLVQTLSKSNLEPGADQWSHILETILDGSATSSSTVDWLLQELLKDKLDVWLSSRPQDKDQTSCCSLSKQEQGVIHMVAGLGFEWALHPILARGVSVDFRDINGWSALHWAARFGSEKMVAALMASGASAGAVTDPTAQDPAGKTAASIAASNGHKGLAGYLSEVALTNHLSSLTLEETEKSKETAQLQAEVTLKSISERSPHSLKDTLAAVRNAAQAVARIQAAFRAHSFRKRQQREAAMAAYFQEYGIYADIKGISTMSKLALGNVKNYHSAALSIQKNYRRYKRRKEFLLLRKKVVKIQALVRGYQIRKHYKVICWAVGILDKVVLRWRRKGAGLRGFRQDVEDSEEEDILKVFRKQKVDAAVNEAFSRVMSMANSPEARQQYHRVLKRYCQTKAELGKTETLGAGGDEDGDLFDLADMEDDSLFAL, from the exons ATGCAGGCCG aatacGATGTTAGTACTCTGTACCGAGAAGCGCATACTCGTTGGTTGAAACCGCCCGAGGTGCACTTCATTTTGCTGAATCATGAACGATATCAGCTAACAGATAAGCCACCTCATAAGCCTTCAA GTGGGTCGGTGTTGCTTTACAATAAAAGGGTTCTTAAGTTCTTCCGTAAAGATGGTCATCagtggaagaggaagaaggatgGTAGAGCTATTGCTGAAGCTCACGAACGTCTTAAG GTGGGTAATGTTGAGGCTTTGCAATGTTACTATGCACATGGAGAGCTTGAACCTTCTTTCCAGAGGCGTATCTACTGGATACTAGACCC GGAATACGAACATATTGCCCTTGTTCATTACAGGGATGTGAGTGATGGAAAAGAG GTAAAGCAGCAAACTGGTGGAACCTTTTTGCACTTTTCACCGAATCCTTCAACTCTAGGCTCCATTGGGACTCAGAATGCCAGCTACAGTCACTACGTTGGTGATTCTTCTATTGACATACAACAGCAGCATTCAGAGGCTAACTCTAACGTCTTCTGTAATAGTAACGGAGTTGAGACCAGTGGAAGTTCTTACGAGTTTGAGACTAGGGAGGCTTTAAAGAGGCTAGAAGAACAACTTAGTCTTGGTGATGATAATAATGTTGTTCAAAACGAAAGTTTGGATGGTCTCCAGTTTCTAGACTTTAGTACGGATGTTGATCACCTTGTTCCACCACTAGCGACTGTGCATCAGAGTCCAGAGAGTAGCAGCAAACTAGGGAGATGTTACGGTGGTTATGTTGGAGGAGCCCAATATAATGTTAGTACTGTAGGTTCACCACTCCACAGCTTGAATAGTCTCCTATCTTTAGAGTGTACGGAGGAGATCAATGCTCAACCAGCAGCTGGACATCAGAGAGCAGAAAATAACAGACTTGAGAGATGTTACGGAGGGTATATCGGAGCTGAATATCATTCTAACAATCTCATGCTCGTACAGAATGATTCAG GTGGTAGTGGAGGGAGTGGCGATCAAAAGGCTGAGTCTTGGAAAGATGTGCTGGAAGCATGTGAGGCTTCTATAGCTCTTAACTCTGAG CAGGGAAGAACACCAAGTTCAGCTAAAGGATTGATAACTGGAATGCAGGAAGATTCTAACTTGAGTTGCAGCAACAAACCTGACCAAG ctACGCTGTTGTTGCCTCAAGAACCTGGTTCTTGTTTTGAACTTCCTACTCGTTATTCTGAGCTGGGAGCTCTGGCAAATAATGCCGACAACAGTAGAATGGAGCTGCCTTTCGAGCAAGTAATGAGTCAGACAGTTGCATATAAGCAAAAGTTTACTATCCAGGACATATCACCAGAGTGGGGTTATGCTACTGAAACTACAAAG GTGATCATCATTGGATCATTTGTCTGTGATCCAACAGAGTCTTCATGGTCTTGCATGTTTGGGAGTACTGAAGTTCCTTTCGAGATCATTAAGGAAGGCGTTATACGGTGCCAAGCCCCTCCACGTGGCCCTGGCAAAGTCAATTTATGCATTACTTCTGGAGATGGACTCTCTTGTAGCCAAATAAAGGAGTTTGAGTATCGTGATAAGCCTGACACATCTTGCAGTCGAGATGAGCTTTTGTTACTTGTAAGGCTTGTGCAAACACTCAGTAAAAGTAACCTAGAGCCAGGCGCTGATCAATGGAGCCATATCCTGGAAACGATTCTAGATGGCAGTGCAACATCATCAAGTACAGTTGATTGGCTTCTACAAGAACTGCTTAAAGATAAGCTGGACGTGTGGCTGTCTTCAAGACCCCAAGATAAAGATCAAACATCTTGTTGTTCTTTGTCAAAGCAAGAACAAGGCGTTATTCATATGGTTGCAGGCCTTGGCTTCGAGTGGGCGCTACATCCAATTCTTGCTCGTGGAGTCAGTGTGGATTTCCGTGATATTAATGGATGGAGTGCTCTTCATTGGGCTGCACGTTTCGGGAG TGAAAAAATGGTGGCTGCCCTAATGGCTTCAGGGGCATCAGCTGGAGCAGTGACTGATCCCACTGCGCAAGACCCAGCCGGTAAAACTGCCGCTTCGATAGCTGCCTCTAATGGCCACAAGGGTCTTGCAGGTTATCTATCGGAGGTGGCGTTAACAAACCACCTCTCATCGCTTACACTTGAAGAAACCGAAAAATCTAAAGAGACTGCTCAGTTGCAAGCAGAGGTGACGTTAAAGTCCATTTCAGAACGAAGTCCACATTCACTGAAAGACACACTAGCTGCAGTGAGAAACGCAGCTCAAGCAGTTGCGAGAATCCAAGCAGCATTTCGTGCACATTCGTTTAGAAAGAGACAGCAGAGAGAAGCAGCTATGGCTGCTTACTTTCAAGAGTATGGGATCTATGCAGATATCAAAGGGATCTCGACCATGTCTAAGCTAGCGTTGGGAAATGTAAAGAACTACCATTCGGCAGCTTTGTCTATTCAGAAGAATTACCGTCGCTATAAACGCCGAAAGGAGTTTCTCTTGCTTCGCAAGAAAGTTGTGAAGATACAG GCTCTTGTTCGAGGTTACCAAATAAGGAAGCATTACAAGGTTATTTGCTGGGCGGTAGGAATATTAGATAAGGTTGTACTGAGGTGGAGAAGAAAAGGAGCTGGGCTAAGAGGGTTCAGGCAAGACGTAGAAGACAGTGAAGAGGAAGACATTCTCAAGGTGTTTCGTAAGCAGAAAGTAGATGCTGCAGTGAACGAGGCTTTCTCACGTGTTATGTCGATGGCTAACTCTCCAGAGGCTCGCCAGCAATACCACCGCGTGCTCAAGAGATACTGTCAGACAAAG GCTGAGCTTGGGAAAACAGAGACATTAGGAGCAGGTGGTGATGAGGATGGCGATTTGTTTGACTTGGCTGATATGGAAGATGACAGTTTGTTTGCACTTTAG
- the LOC106357129 gene encoding ranBP2-type zinc finger protein At1g67325 isoform X2: MSQVDNRNSSAAKRARTDGGRREDDWTCPSCGNVNFSFRTTCNMRNCTQSRPADHNGKSAPRPMQPHQSFSSPGRYLGSGAPSPVLMGGSPYGSSLFNGSSMSPYDVPFSGGSPYHFNYNSRFPPAGPHYRPFHMSGPPSPYHGRSMMGSGMYGMALAPMDRYGFGMAMSPAAAAAMMPRPGGYFADEKSQKRDLSRENDWACPNCGNVNFSFRTMCNMRKCNTPKPGPQLQQCGSSDKTSNQTAPEGSWKCDSCGNINYPFRSKCNRQNCGADKPGDQSNESPSNAPQDNDQ, translated from the exons ATGTCTCAG GTAGACAACAGAAACTCGTCAGCTGCTAAGCGTGCTAGAACTGACG GGGGACGTAGAGAAGATGATTGGACCTGTCCCAGTTGTGGCAATGTCAATTTTTCATTCAGGACTACTTGCAATATGCGTAATTGCACTCAGTCTCGACCTGCTGATCACAATGGA AAGTCTGCTCCCAGACCTATGCAACCACATCAAAGTTTCTCATCACCAGGACGATATTTAGGATCCGGGGCTCCCTCTCCAGTGCTTATGGGCGGCTCTCCATATGGATCCTCTCTCTTTAACGGCTCGTCTATGTCTCCTTATGACGTCCCCTTCTCTGGGGGCTCGCCTTATCATTTTAACTATAATAGCCGATTTCCTCCTGCTGGGCCTCATTACAGACCGTTCCATATGTCTGGGCCACCTTCGCCGTACCATGGTCGGTCTATGATGGGAAGTGGTATGTATGGAATGGCTCTAGCACCCATGGACAGGTATGGCTTTGGGATGGCCATGAGTCCTGCTGCTGCAGCCGCTATG ATGCCAAGACCAGGAGGGTACTTTGCAGATGAAAAATCACAAAAGAGAG ATTTGTCTCGTGAGAATGATTGGGCATGTCCGAATTGTGGTAATGTAAACTTCTCGTTTAGAACTATGTGTAACATGAGAAAGTGCAACACTCCAAAGCCTGGGCCCCAG TTGCAGCAGTGTGGAAGCTCAGACAAAACCTCCA ATCAAACGGCACCGGAAGGGAGCTGGAAGTGTGACAGCTGTGGTAACATAAACTATCCGTTCAGGAGCAAATGCAACAGGCAAAACTGTGGAGCTGATAAACCAGGGGACCAGTCGAACGAATCTCCTTCCAATGCACCACAAGATAACGATCAG TGA
- the LOC106357129 gene encoding ranBP2-type zinc finger protein At1g67325 isoform X3, translating to MSQVDNRNSSAAKRARTDGGRREDDWTCPSCGNVNFSFRTTCNMRNCTQSRPADHNGKSAPRPMQPHQSFSSPGRYLGSGAPSPVLMGGSPYGSSLFNGSSMSPYDVPFSGGSPYHFNYNSRFPPAGPHYRPFHMSGPPSPYHGRSMMGSGMYGMALAPMDRYGFGMAMSPAAAAAMMPRPGGYFADEKSQKRDLSRENDWACPNCGNVNFSFRTMCNMRKCNTPKPGPQQCGSSDKTSNQTAPEGSWKCDSCGNINYPFRSKCNRQNCGADKPGDQSNESPSNAPQDNDQ from the exons ATGTCTCAG GTAGACAACAGAAACTCGTCAGCTGCTAAGCGTGCTAGAACTGACG GGGGACGTAGAGAAGATGATTGGACCTGTCCCAGTTGTGGCAATGTCAATTTTTCATTCAGGACTACTTGCAATATGCGTAATTGCACTCAGTCTCGACCTGCTGATCACAATGGA AAGTCTGCTCCCAGACCTATGCAACCACATCAAAGTTTCTCATCACCAGGACGATATTTAGGATCCGGGGCTCCCTCTCCAGTGCTTATGGGCGGCTCTCCATATGGATCCTCTCTCTTTAACGGCTCGTCTATGTCTCCTTATGACGTCCCCTTCTCTGGGGGCTCGCCTTATCATTTTAACTATAATAGCCGATTTCCTCCTGCTGGGCCTCATTACAGACCGTTCCATATGTCTGGGCCACCTTCGCCGTACCATGGTCGGTCTATGATGGGAAGTGGTATGTATGGAATGGCTCTAGCACCCATGGACAGGTATGGCTTTGGGATGGCCATGAGTCCTGCTGCTGCAGCCGCTATG ATGCCAAGACCAGGAGGGTACTTTGCAGATGAAAAATCACAAAAGAGAG ATTTGTCTCGTGAGAATGATTGGGCATGTCCGAATTGTGGTAATGTAAACTTCTCGTTTAGAACTATGTGTAACATGAGAAAGTGCAACACTCCAAAGCCTGGGCCCCAG CAGTGTGGAAGCTCAGACAAAACCTCCA ATCAAACGGCACCGGAAGGGAGCTGGAAGTGTGACAGCTGTGGTAACATAAACTATCCGTTCAGGAGCAAATGCAACAGGCAAAACTGTGGAGCTGATAAACCAGGGGACCAGTCGAACGAATCTCCTTCCAATGCACCACAAGATAACGATCAG TGA
- the LOC106357129 gene encoding ranBP2-type zinc finger protein At1g67325 isoform X1 — MSQVDNRNSSAAKRARTDGGRREDDWTCPSCGNVNFSFRTTCNMRNCTQSRPADHNGKSAPRPMQPHQSFSSPGRYLGSGAPSPVLMGGSPYGSSLFNGSSMSPYDVPFSGGSPYHFNYNSRFPPAGPHYRPFHMSGPPSPYHGRSMMGSGMYGMALAPMDRYGFGMAMSPAAAAAMMPRPGGYFADEKSQKRDLSRENDWACPNCGNVNFSFRTMCNMRKCNTPKPGPQQCGSSDKTSNQTAPEGSWKCDSCGNINYPFRSKCNRQNCGADKPGDQSNESPSNAPQDNDQVCHAMYMCGHICLLVKCLPQKLADVTACVDFLSYSFMKIYATFVRSLTMLDILDTQFREERCLKVSERFVF, encoded by the exons ATGTCTCAG GTAGACAACAGAAACTCGTCAGCTGCTAAGCGTGCTAGAACTGACG GGGGACGTAGAGAAGATGATTGGACCTGTCCCAGTTGTGGCAATGTCAATTTTTCATTCAGGACTACTTGCAATATGCGTAATTGCACTCAGTCTCGACCTGCTGATCACAATGGA AAGTCTGCTCCCAGACCTATGCAACCACATCAAAGTTTCTCATCACCAGGACGATATTTAGGATCCGGGGCTCCCTCTCCAGTGCTTATGGGCGGCTCTCCATATGGATCCTCTCTCTTTAACGGCTCGTCTATGTCTCCTTATGACGTCCCCTTCTCTGGGGGCTCGCCTTATCATTTTAACTATAATAGCCGATTTCCTCCTGCTGGGCCTCATTACAGACCGTTCCATATGTCTGGGCCACCTTCGCCGTACCATGGTCGGTCTATGATGGGAAGTGGTATGTATGGAATGGCTCTAGCACCCATGGACAGGTATGGCTTTGGGATGGCCATGAGTCCTGCTGCTGCAGCCGCTATG ATGCCAAGACCAGGAGGGTACTTTGCAGATGAAAAATCACAAAAGAGAG ATTTGTCTCGTGAGAATGATTGGGCATGTCCGAATTGTGGTAATGTAAACTTCTCGTTTAGAACTATGTGTAACATGAGAAAGTGCAACACTCCAAAGCCTGGGCCCCAG CAGTGTGGAAGCTCAGACAAAACCTCCA ATCAAACGGCACCGGAAGGGAGCTGGAAGTGTGACAGCTGTGGTAACATAAACTATCCGTTCAGGAGCAAATGCAACAGGCAAAACTGTGGAGCTGATAAACCAGGGGACCAGTCGAACGAATCTCCTTCCAATGCACCACAAGATAACGATCAGGTGTGTCATGCGATGTATATGTGCGGTCACATTTGTTTGTTAGTAAAATGTTTGCCTCAAAAACTTGCAGATGTAACAGCCTGTGTAGATTTCTTGTCTTATTCGTTTATGAAAATTTATGCAACCTTTGTTAGATCTTTGACTATGTTagatattttggatacccaattTAGAGAGGAAAGATGTCTAAAGGTCTCTGAACGgtttgtgttttaa